A genomic window from Massilia sp. METH4 includes:
- a CDS encoding MFS transporter: protein MPESAADWRARAVPWLVAAAFFMENLDATAITTSLPQMAASFGTGPEHLSVGLSAYLVALAAFIPASGWLADRFGPRRVFGAAIAVFTLASVLCALSGSLAAFTAARILQGMGGALMVPVGRLVVLRGTPKEGLVRAIATITWPGLAAPIIGPALGGLITATWSWHWIFLVNVPLGVLLLAAAFIVIPAEGAAPRPFDLPGFIASALACTLLMVGVELPGHGRWGAAAAALLAGGALLWWCARHFRRSAAPLMDLRPLAIRTFAVTVRGGSLSRIAIGSAPFLLPLMLQLAFGLPGTTAGLLLLALFAGNLAMKPGTGWVMRRFGLRAVLVWNGVLLAAGFGACALLRADTPLPLVAAVLFFCGLCRSMQFTALNTLAFANVPSAQMSGASTLFSVLAQVNAGLGIAAAALLLKLGELAGWGGGSPLTFRVALLAMGAVALAGVADSLRLPADAGAQVSGQAATR, encoded by the coding sequence ATGCCCGAGTCCGCCGCCGACTGGCGTGCGCGCGCCGTTCCCTGGCTCGTCGCCGCCGCCTTCTTCATGGAAAACCTGGATGCGACGGCGATCACCACGTCGCTGCCGCAAATGGCGGCCAGCTTCGGTACCGGGCCGGAACATCTGTCGGTTGGATTGTCAGCCTACCTGGTGGCGCTGGCCGCGTTCATTCCGGCCAGCGGCTGGCTGGCAGACCGGTTCGGCCCGCGCCGCGTGTTCGGGGCCGCCATCGCCGTCTTCACGCTGGCCTCGGTGCTGTGCGCGCTGTCCGGGTCCCTGGCCGCATTCACGGCCGCGCGCATCCTGCAAGGGATGGGCGGCGCGCTGATGGTGCCGGTCGGCCGGCTCGTCGTGCTGCGCGGCACGCCGAAGGAGGGGCTGGTGCGGGCCATCGCCACCATTACCTGGCCGGGCCTGGCGGCGCCCATCATCGGCCCCGCGCTGGGCGGCCTCATCACGGCCACGTGGAGCTGGCACTGGATCTTCCTCGTCAACGTGCCGCTCGGAGTGCTGCTGCTGGCGGCGGCTTTTATCGTGATTCCCGCCGAGGGGGCTGCACCGCGGCCGTTCGACCTGCCGGGGTTCATCGCCAGCGCGCTGGCGTGCACGCTGCTGATGGTCGGCGTGGAGCTTCCGGGCCACGGCCGGTGGGGCGCGGCCGCCGCGGCCTTGCTGGCGGGCGGCGCGCTGCTGTGGTGGTGCGCGCGGCATTTTCGCCGCAGCGCGGCGCCGCTGATGGACTTGCGGCCGCTCGCGATTCGTACCTTCGCGGTGACCGTGCGCGGTGGTTCGCTGTCGCGCATCGCCATCGGCAGCGCGCCCTTCCTGTTGCCGCTGATGCTGCAGCTCGCGTTCGGCCTGCCTGGCACGACGGCCGGCCTGCTGCTGCTCGCGCTGTTCGCCGGCAACCTCGCCATGAAGCCGGGCACCGGCTGGGTGATGCGCCGCTTCGGCTTGCGCGCGGTGCTCGTGTGGAATGGCGTGCTGCTGGCGGCCGGCTTCGGCGCCTGCGCCCTGCTGCGCGCCGACACGCCGTTGCCGCTCGTCGCGGCCGTGCTGTTCTTTTGCGGCCTGTGCCGCTCGATGCAGTTCACCGCCCTCAATACGCTGGCGTTCGCGAACGTGCCATCGGCGCAGATGAGCGGGGCGTCGACGCTGTTTTCCGTGCTGGCGCAGGTCAACGCGGGACTGGGCATCGCGGCGGCGGCGCTGCTGCTGAAGCTGGGGGAATTGGCAGGGTGGGGCGGTGGCAGCCCGCTCACGTTCCGCGTCGCGTTGCTGGCGATGGGCGCCGTGGCGCTGGCGGGCGTGGCGGACAGCCTGCGCCTGCCGGCCGATGCCGGGGCGCAGGTGAGTGGTCAGGCGGCGACCAGGTGA
- a CDS encoding class I SAM-dependent methyltransferase, which produces MTEMAEMNQVPDFTAIKARQQATWASGDFAIVGTTLQIVGELLAEAADVRADDRVLDVAAGNGNATLAAARRFARVTSTDYVPALLDKGRARAAAEGLDVAFQEADAEALPFADGAFDCVLSTFGSMFAPDHRRTAAEMLRVTRPGGRIGVASWTPDGFIGRMFKVVGGYVPPPAGVAGPPLWGTEAHLREIFGAGLEIRCTRREFNFRYRSPAHMVQVFRDYYGPVLKAFAALDMDRQDALRRDLEALAAEFDISGGASLVAPAAYLEAVIHKR; this is translated from the coding sequence ATGACGGAAATGGCAGAGATGAACCAGGTACCCGATTTCACGGCCATCAAGGCGCGCCAGCAGGCGACCTGGGCCAGCGGCGATTTCGCGATTGTCGGCACCACGCTGCAGATCGTGGGCGAGCTGCTGGCCGAGGCGGCGGACGTGCGCGCCGACGATCGCGTGCTCGACGTGGCAGCCGGCAATGGCAACGCCACGCTCGCCGCGGCGCGGCGCTTCGCGCGCGTGACCTCGACAGACTACGTGCCGGCCCTGCTCGACAAGGGCCGGGCCCGCGCGGCGGCCGAGGGCCTCGACGTCGCGTTCCAGGAAGCGGACGCGGAAGCGCTGCCGTTCGCGGACGGTGCCTTCGATTGCGTGCTGTCCACGTTCGGCTCGATGTTCGCGCCGGATCACCGGCGCACCGCCGCCGAGATGCTGCGCGTGACGCGGCCGGGCGGGCGCATCGGGGTGGCGAGCTGGACCCCGGATGGCTTCATCGGGCGCATGTTCAAGGTGGTGGGCGGCTACGTGCCGCCGCCGGCCGGCGTAGCCGGGCCGCCGCTGTGGGGTACCGAGGCGCACCTGCGCGAAATCTTCGGCGCCGGCTTGGAAATCCGCTGCACGCGGCGTGAGTTCAACTTCCGCTACCGCTCGCCGGCGCACATGGTGCAGGTGTTCCGCGACTATTACGGACCCGTGCTGAAGGCGTTCGCGGCGCTCGATATGGATCGGCAGGATGCGTTGCGGCGCGACCTGGAGGCTTTGGCGGCCGAGTTCGACATATCCGGCGGCGCCTCGCTGGTGGCGCCTGCAGCCTATCTGGAAGCGGTCATCCACAAGCGCTGA